From Leptospira limi, one genomic window encodes:
- a CDS encoding pyridoxal phosphate-dependent aminotransferase, whose translation MKLVAKRLDVVEPSPTLAITAKANQLKASGLDVVGFGAGEPDFDTPTHIKEAAKKAMEQGKTKYTPVSGTVSLKDAIIKKFESENGLKYEKNQIIVGTGGKQVLYNFFMATLNPGDEVIIPAPYWVSYADIVRLAEGTPVIVPTDISSGFKITADQLEKAITPKTKVFIFNSPSNPTGAAYTRSDVEALVKVLEPKDILTVSDDIYEKIIYDGLEFVNPAMISDKMKEKTFVINGVSKAYSMTGWRIGYGAGNAEIVKNMDTMQGQSTSNASSISQAAAEAALTGDQTPVAEMLKAFDKRRKLIVGLLREIPGVECRMPEGAFYAFPYITGVYELPGFKRLLAEKKETSLSKLFCDVLLDKYNVAAVPGIAFGDDKAIRLSYALGDKDIEKGVARIKQMVEDLQK comes from the coding sequence ATGAAACTTGTAGCAAAACGACTCGATGTCGTAGAACCTTCTCCCACTCTCGCAATCACGGCTAAAGCCAATCAATTGAAAGCGAGTGGACTTGATGTGGTTGGATTCGGAGCAGGGGAACCTGATTTTGATACACCAACTCATATCAAAGAAGCTGCTAAAAAAGCAATGGAACAAGGGAAAACCAAATACACTCCCGTGAGTGGAACCGTTTCTCTGAAAGATGCCATTATCAAGAAGTTTGAATCCGAAAACGGATTAAAGTACGAAAAAAATCAAATCATTGTAGGAACGGGTGGAAAACAAGTTCTCTATAATTTTTTTATGGCGACTCTCAATCCTGGAGATGAGGTGATTATCCCTGCACCATATTGGGTGAGTTATGCGGATATCGTACGTTTGGCAGAAGGAACTCCTGTGATTGTACCAACGGATATTTCCAGTGGATTTAAAATCACAGCTGACCAATTGGAAAAAGCCATCACTCCAAAAACAAAAGTGTTTATTTTTAATTCCCCATCCAATCCAACAGGAGCAGCTTACACTCGTTCGGATGTGGAAGCACTTGTGAAGGTTTTGGAACCAAAAGACATCCTTACGGTATCCGATGATATTTACGAAAAAATCATTTATGATGGATTGGAATTTGTAAACCCTGCGATGATTTCCGACAAGATGAAGGAAAAAACCTTTGTCATCAATGGTGTATCAAAAGCTTACTCGATGACGGGTTGGAGGATTGGATACGGGGCAGGGAATGCAGAGATTGTGAAAAACATGGATACCATGCAAGGGCAATCCACAAGTAACGCATCTTCTATTTCACAGGCAGCTGCGGAAGCGGCCCTCACTGGAGACCAAACACCTGTTGCAGAAATGCTCAAGGCTTTTGACAAACGTCGTAAACTCATCGTGGGACTTTTACGTGAGATCCCTGGTGTGGAATGCCGTATGCCTGAGGGTGCATTTTATGCATTCCCTTACATCACTGGCGTGTATGAATTGCCTGGATTCAAACGACTGCTTGCTGAAAAAAAAGAAACCTCTCTTTCGAAACTTTTTTGTGATGTCCTTCTCGACAAATACAATGTGGCAGCAGTGCCTGGGATTGCCTTTGGAGATGACAAAGCAATTCGTTTGTCTTATGCGTTAGGTGATAAAGACATCGAAAAGGGTGTCGCTCGCATCAAACAAATGGTTGAGGATTTACAGAAGTAA
- a CDS encoding DNA repair helicase XPB, whose amino-acid sequence MTKPLTVQSDKTMLLEVDNPEFEACRDLIAKFAELEKSPEYMHTYRISPLSLWNAASIKMTADEIIEGLTKFARYSVPKNVMNEVREQISRYGKVKLVKEESGELYIISNEKGFITEIANNRAVQPFVDGMEGDKIRIKKEYRGHIKQALIKIGFPVEDLAGYDEGNKYPFNLRPVTISGIKFGMRDYQRASVEAFHAGGRNEGGSGVVVLPCGAGKTIVGMGVMQIVGAETLILVTNTLSIRQWRNEILDKTDIPESDIGEYSGEMKEIKPITIATYNILTHRKKKGGDFTHFHIFSANNWGLIVYDEVHLLPAPVFRMTSELQAKRRLGLTATLVREDGLEEDVFSLIGPKKYDVPWKELEAKSWIAEANCVEIRVPMEDDLRMKYSVADDREKFRLASENPEKLRAISYILKKHSTNNILVIGQYINQLEEISQTFKIPLITGKTPLPERQELYQAFRTGQIKQLVVSKVANFSIDLPDANIAIQVSGTFGSRQEEAQRLGRILRPKSQDNTAIFYSLISRDTNEERFGQNRQLFLTEQGYEYEIYTLDQFKETVPEESLTK is encoded by the coding sequence ATGACCAAGCCACTCACCGTACAAAGTGACAAAACAATGCTTCTAGAGGTTGATAACCCAGAATTTGAAGCCTGTCGGGACCTCATTGCCAAGTTTGCCGAGCTCGAAAAAAGCCCTGAATACATGCATACCTACCGTATTTCTCCACTTTCATTGTGGAATGCTGCTTCTATCAAAATGACAGCTGATGAAATCATTGAAGGCCTTACTAAATTTGCTCGTTACTCCGTACCCAAAAACGTGATGAACGAAGTGAGAGAACAAATCTCGCGTTATGGAAAAGTAAAATTGGTAAAAGAAGAATCGGGAGAGTTGTACATCATCTCTAACGAAAAAGGATTTATCACAGAAATCGCAAACAACCGTGCCGTCCAACCCTTTGTGGATGGAATGGAAGGTGATAAAATTCGAATCAAAAAAGAATACCGTGGTCACATCAAACAAGCGTTAATTAAAATTGGTTTTCCAGTGGAAGACCTTGCGGGTTACGATGAAGGAAATAAATACCCATTTAACTTACGTCCTGTTACCATCAGTGGAATTAAATTTGGAATGCGGGATTACCAAAGAGCTTCTGTAGAAGCTTTCCATGCTGGTGGACGAAACGAAGGTGGGTCTGGTGTTGTGGTATTACCTTGCGGTGCGGGTAAAACCATCGTGGGTATGGGGGTCATGCAAATTGTTGGTGCGGAAACTCTCATTCTTGTAACGAACACTTTGTCCATTCGCCAGTGGAGAAATGAAATTTTAGACAAAACGGATATCCCTGAGTCAGACATTGGTGAGTATTCGGGTGAGATGAAAGAAATCAAACCGATTACCATTGCAACGTATAATATCTTAACTCATAGAAAGAAAAAAGGTGGGGACTTTACTCACTTTCATATCTTTAGTGCTAACAACTGGGGACTCATTGTGTATGATGAGGTGCATTTATTGCCGGCTCCAGTTTTCCGTATGACATCGGAACTCCAAGCCAAACGAAGGTTAGGTTTGACAGCTACGCTTGTTCGAGAAGATGGACTCGAGGAAGATGTGTTCTCCCTCATTGGACCTAAAAAATACGATGTACCTTGGAAAGAACTCGAAGCGAAGTCTTGGATTGCGGAAGCTAATTGTGTGGAAATCCGTGTTCCTATGGAAGATGACCTTCGTATGAAATACTCTGTGGCGGATGATCGTGAGAAATTCCGATTGGCTTCAGAAAACCCAGAAAAACTTCGTGCGATCAGTTATATTTTAAAGAAACACTCTACTAATAACATTTTGGTGATTGGACAGTACATCAATCAGTTAGAAGAGATTTCCCAAACCTTCAAAATTCCTTTGATTACGGGAAAAACTCCACTACCTGAAAGACAAGAACTCTACCAAGCGTTCCGTACGGGTCAAATCAAACAACTTGTCGTATCAAAGGTGGCAAACTTTTCCATCGACTTACCAGATGCAAACATTGCCATTCAGGTTTCGGGAACGTTTGGATCAAGACAAGAGGAAGCACAGCGATTAGGACGTATCCTTCGTCCGAAATCACAAGATAACACAGCAATTTTTTACTCACTGATTTCGCGTGATACCAACGAAGAAAGGTTTGGTCAAAACAGACAACTCTTCCTCACCGAACAAGGGTATGAATACGAAATCTATACTTTGGATCAGTTCAAAGAAACAGTGCCAGAAGAATCACTCACGAAATAG
- the dusA gene encoding tRNA dihydrouridine(20/20a) synthase DusA produces the protein MPSSVPSHRISVAPMMDWTDRHYRFFLRLISKHALLYTEMVTTGAILRGKDNHRHLDFSKEEHPIALQLGGDSPAALAECAKIGEDYGYDEINLNVGCPSDRVQSGSFGACLMKEPNLVAEMVSACKAKVKIPVTVKHRIGVNGKESYEDLHNFVSKIKEAGVDHCIVHARIAILEGLSPKENRTVPPLRYEDVYQLKTDFPDLSITINGGIKSHEDIREHLTKVDGVMIGRAAYDHPFLFSTVDSFYFGSKETPQTRESVLESMIPYVRCVRENGGKVHHVLRHILGLYHGERGAREFRKYLTDRMHLDSATESILESYLTR, from the coding sequence TTGCCAAGTTCAGTCCCATCGCACCGCATTTCTGTTGCTCCGATGATGGACTGGACGGACCGACATTACCGCTTTTTTCTGCGACTTATCTCCAAACATGCGTTACTCTATACGGAGATGGTGACAACAGGTGCCATCCTACGGGGAAAAGATAACCATCGACACTTAGATTTTTCAAAAGAAGAACATCCCATTGCTCTCCAGTTAGGGGGAGATTCACCAGCGGCTCTTGCGGAATGTGCAAAAATTGGGGAAGATTATGGGTATGATGAAATCAATTTGAATGTGGGTTGCCCTTCTGATAGAGTCCAAAGTGGAAGTTTTGGGGCTTGCCTCATGAAAGAACCAAACCTTGTGGCAGAGATGGTTTCCGCTTGTAAAGCGAAGGTGAAAATTCCAGTGACTGTCAAACATCGAATTGGTGTAAATGGAAAGGAAAGTTACGAAGACCTACACAATTTTGTTTCTAAAATCAAAGAAGCAGGTGTGGACCATTGTATCGTTCATGCAAGGATTGCAATCCTCGAAGGACTTTCTCCCAAAGAAAACCGAACGGTTCCTCCACTGCGGTATGAAGATGTTTACCAACTGAAAACAGATTTTCCTGATCTTTCCATTACCATCAATGGGGGGATCAAGTCACATGAAGATATCAGGGAGCACCTAACAAAAGTAGATGGTGTAATGATTGGACGTGCGGCTTATGATCATCCGTTTTTATTTTCTACTGTAGATTCTTTTTATTTTGGATCAAAGGAAACTCCGCAAACAAGAGAATCTGTTTTGGAATCTATGATTCCTTATGTACGATGTGTTCGTGAAAATGGCGGCAAGGTCCATCATGTGCTTCGCCATATTTTAGGATTGTATCACGGGGAAAGAGGTGCAAGGGAATTTCGAAAGTATCTGACAGATCGTATGCATTTGGATTCGGCCACCGAGTCCATTTTAGAATCTTATCTTACGCGTTAA
- a CDS encoding flagellar biosynthesis protein FlhA, whose amino-acid sequence MNFRDILKQSDVVLGVGTLMILGMLIVPLPGFVLDILIVVSIGLGLLILMTALSVTEPSEFSIFPSLLLITTLFRLALNVSTTRQILSKGPAMNSSVIEAFGTFVVGGESGLGKYVVGLIIFIILTIVQVLVITKGATRISEVAARFTLDGLPQKQMSIDMELNSGAITEAEAKVKRKKVQREVDFYGAMDGASKFVQGDVRAGLIITAINLIGGILIGSTIRGESFLASIETYGKFTIGDGLVSQIPGLLSTTATGIIVTRSSSEKKLTVEIKDQLFGNAKTLYVVAGALGMASLIPGLPFFSLLFLSGAIGYLGYSIEQVAKEEIKKIETVSQEKVQEKKPENYIKEISVEAIQVELGRDLLPLVDASSGGHLLEQIANTRKKFAIDFGLVIPAIRIIDNLEIPHDNYSIRINGVVVGQAIVKADRLMAMNNTSRNLEPIVGEPFTEPAFGLKATWIDPNDKIEVENKGYSVVDPSTVIITHLKELISNYASQLLGREEVKALLEHLRQTHPTLVGELDYDKQGRLGIIQQTLQNLLAEGLSIKNLPKIMDAIANHLPRTNNPFDLAEHVRQALSRQIINDFLSPDGKLHVVTIDPRIIDRMNKSITLDETDGSKLIILPHDIRVRILESVYNELQKALDENRFLIFVVSRYLRQAFAFFLTKELPPRNFAVIASEEIHRGVPTEIASVLSLPSREEHPQEA is encoded by the coding sequence ATGAACTTTAGAGATATATTAAAACAATCCGATGTTGTGTTAGGTGTAGGAACCTTAATGATCCTTGGGATGTTAATTGTCCCACTCCCTGGATTTGTTTTGGATATCCTGATTGTTGTGAGTATAGGACTTGGGCTCCTTATTCTAATGACAGCATTATCGGTTACAGAACCGAGTGAGTTTTCGATTTTCCCAAGTTTACTCCTTATCACCACACTCTTTCGTTTAGCACTCAACGTATCGACAACTAGACAGATTCTTTCCAAAGGGCCTGCAATGAATTCGAGTGTGATCGAAGCATTTGGAACCTTTGTGGTAGGTGGAGAATCAGGTCTAGGAAAGTATGTAGTAGGTCTAATTATCTTTATCATCCTCACCATCGTACAGGTGTTAGTAATCACAAAAGGTGCAACTCGGATCTCGGAAGTGGCAGCAAGGTTTACACTCGATGGATTACCACAAAAACAAATGTCCATTGATATGGAACTCAACAGTGGTGCGATCACGGAAGCGGAAGCTAAGGTAAAACGAAAAAAAGTCCAACGCGAAGTGGACTTTTACGGGGCCATGGATGGAGCATCCAAATTCGTACAAGGGGATGTGAGAGCAGGGCTTATCATAACCGCCATTAACCTGATAGGTGGGATTCTCATTGGTTCTACAATTCGTGGGGAATCCTTCCTTGCGTCGATTGAAACGTATGGGAAGTTTACAATTGGAGATGGACTTGTTTCCCAGATCCCAGGTCTACTTTCTACAACCGCAACTGGTATCATTGTCACAAGATCTAGTTCCGAAAAAAAACTAACCGTAGAGATCAAAGACCAACTTTTTGGGAATGCCAAAACTTTATATGTAGTTGCAGGTGCACTTGGGATGGCAAGTCTCATCCCTGGGCTTCCTTTTTTCTCACTTCTCTTTTTGTCTGGAGCCATTGGATACTTAGGGTATTCGATCGAACAAGTTGCCAAAGAAGAAATCAAAAAAATCGAAACTGTTTCCCAAGAAAAAGTCCAAGAGAAAAAACCAGAAAATTACATCAAAGAAATTTCTGTCGAAGCCATACAGGTGGAACTTGGACGCGATTTACTGCCGTTAGTGGATGCCTCTTCCGGTGGGCATTTACTCGAACAAATTGCCAATACTCGTAAAAAATTCGCCATTGATTTTGGACTTGTGATCCCCGCGATACGTATCATTGATAATTTAGAGATCCCTCACGATAATTATAGCATACGTATCAATGGTGTCGTAGTAGGGCAGGCGATCGTTAAAGCAGATAGGCTTATGGCGATGAACAATACTTCTCGTAACTTGGAACCAATTGTCGGAGAACCTTTCACGGAACCGGCGTTTGGTTTAAAAGCTACTTGGATTGATCCAAATGATAAAATTGAAGTGGAAAACAAGGGGTATTCTGTGGTGGATCCTTCCACTGTGATCATCACTCACTTAAAAGAACTCATTTCCAATTATGCATCTCAACTTCTTGGAAGAGAGGAAGTAAAAGCACTTCTCGAACATTTACGCCAAACTCATCCTACACTTGTGGGTGAATTGGATTATGACAAACAAGGAAGACTTGGGATCATCCAACAGACTTTGCAAAATCTTTTGGCAGAAGGTTTGTCCATTAAGAACCTTCCCAAAATTATGGATGCAATTGCAAACCATCTCCCTCGTACAAATAATCCTTTTGATTTAGCAGAACATGTTAGGCAGGCGCTTTCTCGCCAAATCATCAATGATTTCCTTTCTCCAGATGGGAAGTTACATGTGGTAACCATTGATCCAAGGATCATTGATCGTATGAACAAAAGTATCACACTCGATGAAACCGATGGTAGTAAACTCATCATCCTTCCTCATGATATCAGAGTGAGGATCTTAGAATCGGTTTATAATGAATTACAGAAAGCATTGGATGAAAATCGTTTCCTTATCTTTGTTGTTTCCAGGTACTTAAGACAAGCCTTTGCATTCTTTTTGACAAAGGAACTACCCCCAAGGAACTTTGCAGTAATTGCTTCTGAAGAAATCCATAGAGGGGTTCCGACAGAAATTGCTTCGGTTCTAAGCCTTCCATCCAGAGAGGAACACCCACAAGAAGCATAG